A section of the Bacillus sp. HSf4 genome encodes:
- the sodA gene encoding superoxide dismutase SodA: MAYKLPELPYAYDALEPHIDKETMNIHHTKHHNTYVTKLNEAVAGKQDLESKSVEELVANLDAVPESIRTAVRNNGGGHANHSLFWTLLSPNGGGVPSGELAEAIDKKFGSFDQFKEDFAAAAAGRFGSGWAWLVVNNGELEITSTPNQDSPLSEGKTPVLGLDVWEHAYYLNYQNRRPDYIKAFWNVVNWDEVARLYSEAK; this comes from the coding sequence ATGGCTTACAAACTTCCAGAATTACCTTATGCTTACGATGCGTTAGAACCGCACATCGACAAAGAAACGATGAATATTCACCATACGAAGCACCATAACACATATGTTACAAAATTGAATGAGGCGGTGGCAGGCAAGCAAGATCTTGAAAGCAAGTCTGTTGAAGAGCTTGTAGCAAATCTTGATGCTGTTCCGGAAAGCATCCGCACAGCGGTTCGCAACAATGGCGGCGGACACGCCAACCACTCTCTTTTCTGGACGCTTCTTTCACCAAACGGCGGCGGCGTTCCTAGCGGTGAACTGGCTGAAGCGATCGACAAAAAATTCGGCAGCTTTGATCAATTCAAAGAAGATTTCGCTGCGGCAGCTGCAGGACGCTTCGGCTCCGGCTGGGCATGGCTTGTCGTAAATAACGGAGAGCTTGAAATCACAAGCACGCCAAACCAGGATTCCCCGCTTTCAGAAGGTAAAACACCTGTTTTAGGCCTTGACGTTTGGGAGCATGCTTACTACCTGAACTACCAAAACCGTCGTCCAGACTACATTAAAGCGTTCTGGAATGTCGTCAATTGGGATGAAGTTGCTCGCCTATACAGCGAAGCAAAATAA
- a CDS encoding MFS transporter, which yields MSRIKNIIGDVEVNRDLLLLLTVGGLYSLSIALSNTFVNVYLWKQSGKFLDLAIYNLSIVVMQPLTFMLAGRLAKKIDRVFILRFGVSFLAVFYLTVLLAGENAGSRLVLLGGVLGVGYGFYWLAFNVLTFEITEPETRDFFNGFLGVLNSGAGMIGPIVAGYVISRLADNTGYTVIFSLSLALFTVAVITSFFLKRRESRGRYMLKRIWAERNADANWRNVTNAHFFQGLREGIFVFLINVFVFITTKSEMALGKFGLLNSAVSFFAYYFATRMIKKNTRKKAILIGGLVLFGALFLILFHMTYVTLLLYAIAIAIGYPILLVPYSSLTYDVIGKARYARKARIEYIVVREVFLNIGRIASILVFLLLVSLLKEDLGIPVSLVLLGAGHTLIYYFVKDIQLAEPARETVGKDAQKQTAEPSYIEGKR from the coding sequence ATGAGCAGAATCAAAAACATTATAGGCGATGTTGAAGTAAACAGAGACCTGCTGCTTTTGCTTACTGTCGGCGGCCTTTATTCGCTGAGCATTGCGCTTTCAAATACGTTTGTGAACGTGTATCTCTGGAAGCAGTCGGGAAAGTTTCTTGACTTGGCGATTTATAATCTGTCAATCGTTGTCATGCAGCCGCTTACCTTTATGTTAGCCGGGCGCTTGGCAAAAAAAATCGACAGAGTCTTTATTTTAAGGTTTGGCGTATCTTTTTTAGCCGTGTTTTATTTAACCGTTTTATTGGCGGGGGAAAATGCCGGATCGCGATTGGTGCTGCTCGGCGGTGTCCTTGGAGTCGGATACGGATTTTATTGGCTTGCTTTTAATGTACTGACATTTGAAATCACTGAACCGGAAACGAGAGATTTTTTTAACGGGTTTCTCGGCGTTTTAAATTCAGGCGCCGGCATGATCGGACCGATCGTCGCCGGTTATGTCATCTCGCGACTCGCTGACAATACGGGATATACGGTGATCTTCAGCCTTTCGCTGGCTTTGTTTACAGTAGCTGTGATCACCAGCTTCTTTTTAAAGCGAAGGGAGTCGCGCGGCCGGTATATGTTGAAAAGAATCTGGGCGGAGCGAAATGCGGATGCAAACTGGCGCAACGTTACCAATGCCCACTTTTTCCAGGGGCTTCGTGAAGGGATTTTTGTTTTTTTGATCAATGTCTTTGTCTTTATTACGACAAAGAGCGAGATGGCCCTGGGGAAATTCGGACTGTTGAATTCGGCTGTTTCTTTTTTTGCTTACTATTTTGCGACAAGGATGATTAAAAAAAACACGCGCAAAAAAGCCATTTTAATCGGAGGCCTTGTTTTATTCGGAGCCCTTTTCCTTATATTGTTTCATATGACATATGTGACACTGCTTCTTTATGCCATAGCGATTGCGATCGGCTATCCGATTTTGCTTGTTCCGTATTCATCGCTGACCTACGATGTGATCGGCAAAGCGAGGTACGCGAGGAAAGCAAGGATTGAATATATCGTGGTACGGGAAGTTTTTTTAAACATCGGGCGGATTGCCTCCATTTTGGTTTTTTTGCTCCTTGTCTCATTATTAAAGGAGGACTTGGGAATACCCGTTTCTTTAGTATTGCTTGGGGCCGGCCATACGCTGATTTACTACTTCGTCAAAGATATTCAACTGGCAGAACCCGCCCGGGAAACGGTCGGAAAGGATGCGCAGAAGCAAACGGCCGAACCGAGCTATATCGAAGGCAAAAGGTGA
- a CDS encoding penicillin-binding protein 2, with the protein MQLIKRKPKTEKRKTLPIRLNILFFLAFVIFTAVVVRLGVVQIVYGEDYKNEVQQEDNVGVSTVPRGKIYDRNLNTIVKNKPLNAITYTRTSSTPQKERLEVARKLAEMIDVDTDKITERDKKDYWILTRPKEAEKLITAKDRKKVKDGTLSEDDLYQLQLDRITKDMLNELTDKDLEVLAIKRQMDSGYASTPQYIKNKDVTSKEMAVVSEHLDELPGVDVTADWKRDYPYNGLLRTMIGSISDSNEGLPRNQLDYYLSRGYNRNDRVGKSYLEAEYEDVLQGQKSKVKNITDKNGEIVDTEILSKGESGKDLVLTVDVEMQKAIEKIIGDELKKAKTQHSAPFLDRAFVVMMDPRNGEVLSVAGKQLKNKNGNLKVEDYALGTMTSSYAMGSAVKGATVLTGLQTGAINLNTTFYDEPLYIGQGKPKKSWSSNLGTLGIQGALEQSSNVFMFKTAIAVGKGQYKPHQPLDLNTKAFSTFRYYFNQFGLGVKTGIDLPNEATGYQGSKKLPGFLLDFAIGQYDTYTPLQLAQYVSTIANGGYRMKPQIVKEIREPDSKKGIGAVTESIQPEVLNKVDMSKEEIETVQKGFRRVMTNGTAAGEFASASYKPAGKTGTAQSFYDGPDKSKTGMPTYNTTLVAYAPYDNPEVAISVVVPWAYNDYSKRYSITNDIGRKVLDKYFELKSKQDKENTKEKNKDKIEKEATE; encoded by the coding sequence ATGCAATTGATAAAAAGGAAACCGAAAACAGAAAAGCGAAAAACGCTGCCCATCAGGCTGAATATATTGTTTTTTCTTGCGTTTGTGATTTTTACAGCAGTCGTCGTACGCCTTGGCGTGGTACAAATCGTATACGGGGAAGACTATAAAAACGAAGTTCAGCAGGAGGATAACGTCGGCGTTTCAACTGTTCCAAGAGGAAAAATCTATGACAGGAACTTAAATACGATCGTCAAAAATAAGCCGCTGAACGCAATTACATACACAAGGACGTCCTCAACCCCGCAGAAGGAACGCCTGGAAGTTGCACGAAAGCTGGCGGAGATGATCGACGTAGACACGGATAAAATAACGGAGCGGGATAAAAAGGACTATTGGATATTAACGAGGCCGAAGGAAGCTGAAAAACTGATCACCGCAAAGGACCGGAAGAAAGTCAAAGACGGTACATTATCCGAAGACGATCTGTACCAGCTTCAGCTCGACAGAATTACAAAAGACATGCTGAACGAATTAACGGACAAAGATTTGGAAGTGCTCGCGATTAAACGGCAGATGGATTCCGGTTATGCGTCGACACCGCAATATATTAAAAATAAAGACGTGACTTCAAAAGAAATGGCTGTTGTCAGCGAACACTTGGACGAGCTTCCGGGAGTTGACGTGACGGCCGATTGGAAGCGCGACTATCCGTATAACGGGCTGCTCAGAACGATGATCGGAAGCATTTCCGATTCGAATGAAGGTCTTCCGAGAAACCAGCTCGACTATTATTTGTCACGCGGCTACAACCGAAATGACCGGGTCGGAAAAAGCTATCTTGAAGCGGAATATGAAGATGTGCTGCAGGGTCAAAAATCGAAAGTGAAAAATATAACCGATAAAAACGGGGAAATCGTCGACACGGAAATCTTATCAAAGGGCGAAAGCGGCAAAGACCTGGTGCTGACGGTCGATGTCGAGATGCAAAAGGCGATTGAAAAGATCATCGGGGATGAGCTGAAAAAAGCCAAAACCCAGCACAGCGCACCTTTTCTCGACCGCGCCTTCGTCGTCATGATGGACCCGAGAAACGGCGAAGTTTTATCGGTTGCCGGCAAGCAGCTTAAAAATAAAAACGGCAATTTAAAAGTCGAAGACTATGCGCTCGGCACGATGACGTCTTCGTATGCAATGGGATCCGCTGTCAAAGGAGCCACCGTTTTAACAGGGCTGCAAACGGGAGCGATTAATTTAAATACGACGTTTTATGATGAACCGCTTTATATCGGGCAAGGCAAACCGAAAAAGTCCTGGTCCAGCAATCTCGGAACATTGGGCATCCAGGGAGCGCTGGAACAGTCTTCGAACGTATTTATGTTTAAAACAGCGATAGCGGTCGGAAAAGGGCAGTATAAGCCCCACCAGCCGCTGGACCTTAATACGAAAGCCTTCAGTACATTCAGGTATTATTTCAATCAATTCGGTCTCGGTGTTAAAACCGGCATCGACCTTCCGAATGAAGCAACGGGATACCAAGGCTCCAAAAAGCTGCCAGGTTTCCTGCTCGACTTTGCCATCGGACAGTATGACACGTACACACCGCTGCAACTGGCACAGTATGTGTCAACGATTGCCAATGGCGGCTACCGCATGAAGCCCCAGATCGTGAAGGAAATCAGAGAGCCTGATTCGAAAAAAGGCATCGGAGCCGTGACGGAATCGATTCAGCCGGAAGTATTGAACAAAGTGGACATGAGCAAGGAAGAGATCGAAACCGTCCAAAAAGGTTTCAGACGGGTTATGACGAATGGGACGGCAGCAGGAGAGTTTGCATCTGCATCGTATAAACCCGCCGGTAAAACGGGAACGGCCCAGTCTTTCTATGACGGACCGGATAAATCGAAGACGGGAATGCCTACGTATAATACGACACTTGTCGCTTATGCGCCTTACGACAACCCGGAGGTCGCCATTTCCGTCGTTGTTCCTTGGGCCTACAATGATTACAGCAAAAGATACTCCATTACGAATGATATTGGCAGAAAAGTGCTGGATAAGTATTTTGAGCTGAAATCAAAACAGGACAAAGAGAACACAAAAGAAAAAAATAAGGACAAAATTGAAAAAGAAGCAACCGAATAG